The Breoghania sp. L-A4 sequence GGGGTGAGGACTCAGCGACAATTCTCTGGTATACCACGGCGGGATCCACCGCCGGAGCACCGCCTCCGGTGGCGGCGCTGTGCTGTTGCTGCACGACATCGTGCATGCCGAAGGCGCTTGGATCGCCAGATCTTGTATGGTATTGGCCACGATTACCCGTGGTATACGCAGTTCGACGATGGTCGGACCGCTTTTTTCAGCGGATGGGAAGGACCTCTCTCTATGTCGATGACAGACAGTTCGCTCGGCGCGCCGATCAGCCCTGATTTTTTCGCCCGCTCGCTCGCCGAAGCGGATCCCGAGGTGGCCGCCTCGATCGCCTCGGAGCTGTCGCGTCAGCGGCATGAGATCGAGTTGATCGCCTCGGAGAACATCGTCTCGCGCGCCGTTCTCGAGGCGCAGGGCTCGATCATGACCAACAAGTATGCCGAGGGCTATCCGGGCCGTCGCTATTATGGCGGTTGCGAGTTTGTCGACGTCGCGGAAAACCTCGCCATCGAGCGCGTCACGAAGCTGTTCGGCTGCGCCTTCGCCAATGTGCAGCCCAATTCCGGCAGCCAGGCCAACCAGTCGGTGCTGCTGGCGCTGTCCAAGCCGGGCGACACGATTCTCGGCATGAGCCTGGACGCCGGCGGTCACCTGACCCACGGCGCAAGGCCGAACCTGTCTGGCAAGTGGTTCAACGCCGTGCAGTACGGTCTCAATGTGGAAACCGGCCTGATCGACTACGACCAGCTCGAAGCCCTGGCGCGCGAGCACAAGCCCGCGGTGATCATCGCCGGCGGCTCGGCCTATTCGCGCGTCATCGACTTCGCGAAGTTCCGCGCGATCGCCGATGAAGTCGGCGCCTATCTGCATGTCGACATGGCGCATTTCGCCGGTCTCGTGGCGGCCGGCGTGCACCCGAGCCCGTTCCCGCACGCCCATGTGGTCACCTCGACGACCCACAAGACCCTGCGCGGTCCGCGCGGCGGTCTCGTGCTGACCAACGACGAGACGATCGCCAAGAAGATCAATTCGGCGGTGTTCCCGGGCCTGCAGGGCGGTCCGCTCATGCATGTGATCGCCGGCAAGGCGGTGGCCTTCGGCGAGGCGCTGCGCCCGGACTTCAAGGTCTATGCGAAGGCGGTTGCCGAGAACGCCAAGGTCCTGGCGCAGACGCTGGTGGAAGGCGGTCTCGACATCGTCTCCGGCGGCACCGACACCCATCTGATGCTGGTCGATCTGCGTCCCAAGGAACTGACGGGCAAGTCGGCCGAGGCCTCGCTGGGTCGCGCCAACATCACCTGCAACAAGAATGGCGTTCCCAACGATCCGCAGAAGCCGACGATCACCTCGGGCATCCGTCTCGGCACCCCGGCCGCCACGACGCGCGGCTTTGGCGCGGCGGAATTCCGCGAAGTCGGGCTGCTGATCACCGAAGTGCTGGACGGCCTGAAGACGGCCAACAGCGAAGACGCCAATCAGGCGGTGGAAGCCGCGGTGCGCGCCAAGGTGGTGGCGCTGACCAGCCGCTTCCCGATCTACGAAAGCTAGGCCAAACCCATGCGGTGCCCCTATTGCGGCGGCGAGGAAACCCAGGTCAAGGACTCGCGTCCGACCGAGGACAACACGGCGATCCGCCGTCGCCGCATCTGCTCGACCTGCGGCGGCCGCTTTACGACGTTCGAACGCGTGCAACTGCGCGAACTGACGGTCGTCAAGCGGACGGGGCGCCGGGTTCCCTTCGATCGTGACAAGCTGATGGAATCGGTCCAGATCGCGCTGCGCAAGCGGCCGGTCGAGCCCGAGCGCATCGATCGCATGGTCTCCGGCATCGTGCGTCAGCTCGAAAGCTCCGGCGAGAGCGATATCGCCTCGGAGTTCATCGGCACATTGGTGATGGACGGGCTCAAGACGCTTGACGACGTCGCCTATGTCCGCTTCGCCTCGGTCTACCGCAATTTCCGGGAGGCCAAGGATTTCGAGGCGCTGCTGGACGAGTTGAGCGGCGGCGAACTGGAGCCCGCGGCATCGGCCCCGGGAGACCCGCCGCCGGAGCGCGAGGACCTGTGATCCCGGCGGGCGCCTCAACCCTGATCGCGCCGCAGACGGCCAATCGCCCGGATGCCGGCGCCATTGCGCCTGAAGACGCGCGCTTCATGCGCGCGGCGCTCGCCATCGGCCGCCGCACTCGCGGTCTCACCTGGCCCAATCCCGCCGTCGGCGCCGTGATCGTGCGCGAGATCGATGGCCAGCCGGTCATCGTCGGCCGCGGCGCGACAGCCCCGAGCGGCCGCCCTCATGCCGAGATCCTCGCCCTGCGTCAGGCGGGCGATGCGGCGAAAGGGGCCACGGCCTATGTCACCCTCGAGCCCTGCGCCCACTGGGGCCGCAGCGGGCCTTGCGCGGTGGCGCTGGCCGAGCACGGCGTGCGCCGGGTGGTGGTGGGCGCCTCCGACATCAATCCCCGCGTCAAGGACAAGGGCGTCGAAATCCTGCGCGCCGCGGGCGTCGAGGTGGTGATGGGCGTGCTCGCGCGCGAATGCCATGACGCCCATATCGGCCACTTCCGCCGCTTCGCCGAACGCCGCCCGCAGGTCCAGCTCAAGCTGGCGATCTCGCGCGACGGCTTCATCGGCCGCCGGGAAGGCAGCCAGATCCACATCACGGGCCCGGAAATCCAGCGCTTCGTGCACGTCATGCGCGCCGAGGCCGACGGCATTCTGGTGGGCCTGGGCACCGTACTCAACGACGATCCGGATCTCACCTGCCGCCTGGAGGGCATGGAGGACCGCTCGCCGATCCGCTTCGTGCTCGACAGCACCGCGCGCCTGCCATTGGGCTCGAATCTGGTGCGCACGGCGCGCGAGGTGCCCGTCAAGCTGATCACAACGCCCGCGGCCCCCATCGAGCGCACATCGGCGCTGATGGCCGCCGGCGTCGAGATCATCACGGTCGCCGAGGACGAGCACGGCCGGGTGCAGGTGCCCGCCGCGCTCGGGGCGCTGGCGCATCGCGGCATCACCCGGCTGATGGTCGAGGGCGGGGGAGCGACTGCGGGCAGCTTCGTGGCCGCCGGTCTCGTCGACGAGGCCTATCTCTCCTTCGGACCGGTGGATATCGGCGAGGGCGGCGTGCCGCCGCTGGGACCCGTGCCGCTGGAAACCCTGACCAAGGATCCCCATTTCGAGCTGCGCGACCAATGCGTTCTCGGCCAGGACCGGCTGATCCATCTGTGGAGACCGTGATCTGATGTTTACCGGCATCGTCACCGACATCGGCCGCGTGCTATCGGCCATCGATATTCCCGCCGGCCGGCGCACCCGCATCGCCACCCGCTACGATGCCGACGGCATCGACATCGGCGCGTCGATCGCCTGCGGCGGCCCGTGCCACACGGTGACCGCCAAGGGCCGTGACGGGGAGCGGAACTGGTTCGAGGTTGAATCGGGCGCCGAGACGCTGGCCCTGACCACGGCGGGCGACTGGCGCGAGGGAACGCGGCTCAATCTCGAGCGCTCGCTGTGTATTGGCGATGAACTCGGCGGCCACATGGTCGCGGGGCACGTGGATGGTCTCGCGGAGATCGTCGAGCGCCGCGATCATCCCGACAGCGCCTATTTCCGCTTCCGCGCGCCGCATGCGCTCGCCCGTTTCATCGCAAAAAAGGGCTCGGTTGCCCTGGACGGCACCTCGCTGACCGTCAACGAGGTGGAGGGCGACGAATTCTCCGTTTTCCTCATCCCTCACACGCTGAGCGAGACCACGTGGAACGAACGCAAGGCCGGCGACCGGGTCAACCTGGAAGTCGACACCATGGCGCGCTATGCCGCGCGGCTGGCCGAGTTCGGCTGAATTCATTCCACGAAGACGGAACGCGGCAACCCGCTTGGCGCATGCGTAGACCTGCGATGGCTCGGGCCCGTCGCCGCTGCTATAACAGGGCATCGCCGCAAGGGTCGGATCGCGCAATTTGCCACTGGACAAAGCCGGCCCGGCATGGTTCCTGTCGCCTCCTCTTTTCACGCATTGAAAGCACCATTTCCCATGGCGGCACCGCACATCCTCATCATCGACGCCCGCTTCTATGGCGATCTGGCCGATGAACTCGTCAATGGCGCGACCGCATCGCTTGACGCCGCCGGCGCATCCTACGACCGTATCTCGGTGCCCGGCGTTCTCGAGATCCCGGCCGCCCTGTCGATGGCGCTGATCGCGGCGGAAGACGGCGGCGCGCAGTACGACGGGTTCGTGCTGCTCGGTTGCGTCATTCGCGGCGAGACCAGCCATTATGATATCGTGGCGGGCGAAAGCGCGCGCGCCGTCATGGAGATGACCATCGACGGCGCCCTGGCGGTCGGCAACGGCATCCTGACGGTCGAAAATTCCGACCAGGCTTGGGCCCGCGCCCGCGTCAGCGACAAGAACAAGGGCGGCGGCGCGGCCGATGCGGCGCTTGCCATGATCGCGGTCCGAGACCGCCTCGGAGCCTGACCATGCATCCGTCCGCCCCAGGCAAAGGCGGCAAGTCCGCCGATCCGTCCGGTGACAAGCCCGCCAGCGGCGCGCGCGAGGTCAAGCCCGCCAACAAGCGCGGTCTGGCCCGGCTCGCCGCGGTCCAGGCGCTGTATCAGATGGAACTCGGCGGCACCCAGCTTTCCGACATCGTTGCCGAGTACGAGACCTTCCGGCTCGGAAAGGAGCTCGACGGCGAGCAGTACCGCGACGCCGACGCCGGCTGGTTCCGCGACCTCATGCACGGCGTCGTCGCCGAGCAGCGCGAGATCGATCCGCGCGTGCACACCGCATTGGCGCAGGACTGGCCGCTCAAGCGCATCGATTCCATCCTGCGCGCCATCCTGCGCGCGGGCGTATTCGAGCTGATCCGCCGCAAGGACGTGCCGGCCCGCGTGGTCATCAGCGAGTACATCGAGGTCGCCAAGGCGTTCTTCAGCGAGGACGAGCCGCGCATGGTCAACGCCGTGCTGGACCGGATCGCCCGCGATCTGCGGCCCGAGGAATTCGAAACGAAGGCTCCGGGCGACGCGGAATAAGCGGACGGATTTCGGTGTGGCCCGAAGTCCGACACGTGCTCCTTCTCCTCCTCAAGGGGAGAGGGACGCAAGCGGCGGGCGCTGGAGCCATGAGCGTAGCGAACGGGCGTGAGATCAAACATGAGCCGAATAGGCGAATTCGAGCTGATCGAGCGCTATCTTGCGCCCCTGGCCACCGACCCCGGCAGTTTCGAGCTTGTCGATGATGCGGCCGTGCTCACGCCGCCGCCGGGGCATGACCTGGTTCTGACCAAGGACATGCTGGCCGCGGGGGTGCATTTTTTTCCCGATGACCCGCCCGCCGCCATCGCGCAAAAGGCCCTGCGCGTCAATCTTTCCGATCTCGCCGCCAAGGGCGCGCAGCCGCTGGGCTATCTGCTCGGCCTCGGCCTGCCGCAAGGCTGGGAGGAGGAGTGGATCGCCGGATTCAGCGCCGGGCTCAGGGCCGATCAGGCAGACTACGGCGTGGTGCTTTATGGCGGCGACACCATCAAGTCCGGCAACGGCATGGTGCTATCTGTGACAGCCATCGGCCACGTGCCCGCCGGCCGGGCGGTGCGCCGCCACGGCGCGCGCCCGGGGGATCATCTCTATGCGACGGGCACCATCGGCGATGCGGCGCTGGGGCTGAGGCTGCGGCTTGACCCGGCATCCTGCGGGGCCTGGGCTCTGAGCGAGGCGGAGCGGGGCCATCTGCTCGGCCGCTATCTGCTGCCTCGTCCGCGTGTGGCCGCCGCTCCCGCCGTCTTGCGCTACGCCCGCGCCTCGATGGACATATCCGACGGTCTTGCGGGCGATCTCGGCAAGCTCCTGAGCGCGTCCGGTGTCGGCGCGGATGTGGAGGTCGCCCGCGTTCCGCTGTCCGATGCCGCGCGCCGCGCCACGGCCTCCGACCCCACGGCTCTCGCCACGGCGCTGACCGGTGGCGATGACTACGAGCTCCTTGTCGCGGTGTCGCCGGACGACGCTCCGGCATTCGAACGCATGCTCGCGCAAGCGCGTGTCGAGTCCGTCCGGATCGGCGTGGTGACGCAAGGCGCGGCTCGCGCGCGCTTCATCAATGACGGTGGCGGGGAACTGACGCTGGGGCAGGCCAGCTACGCGCATTTCTGATGCCGGCGGGGGCTGCGGCCTGGCGCTGGAAAATATATTTACTTGGGCGAATTGAGCATTATTTTCAGCAACTTGAGCTAAACTACTGCAATTTGGCAGAGGGCTCTGGCATTTTCTCGCGGAATGACCTCATAATATCCGTCGTTGTTGTTGGATCTGTGGCGCCGCGCGAAACGGCGCCGGTTTTCAAGGCTGTTTGGATATTGATTCGTAACGCACTTAATACCAACGATCGTAACGTATGACCCCTTTGATGGAGCCAAACCGGTTCGTCCGGCAAGGCGCGTCGCGCGGCGCGACCTGCCCGGTCGGGCAAGCGGCGCAACGCTGTCCGGTGGACCGGTTTGGCCCACCGAAGGCCGGCTTTGCGCAACGACTGGACAGCGTCGCGTTTCTTGAACGATGCCCCGCATCGCCCGCGAACCGCTCCTTGCCAGACGTCGCGCAAAACCGGTCAAATGGGTCATTCGTTGCGACCGTTGGTATTCCTCGCTTGTTCTGGAGCTTCAATGATCCCTTCTTCCGTTGGCGCGGTTCCGCCCGCCGGTGACCGGCTGGCCCGGCGCAACGCCCTGGTTTTGGCTGCGGCGCAGTCGCTCGGCGGGGCCACGGCGGCCATCGTCGTGGCCCTTGGCGGGCTCGTCGGCCACGCGCTGCTGGGCGCGGACAAGGAATTCGCCACCCTGCCGGTCACCGCAATGGTCTTGGGCACCGCCTGCGGCACGCTGCCCGCGGGTATCTGTCGCGCCGCTTCGGCCGTCGCACCGCCTTCATGGGTGGCGCGCTGGTTGGCGTGGCCGCCGGACTTCTCGCCGCCTGGGCGATCTTCGAGCAGGCCTTTGTCATGTTCTGCCTGGCCAGCGCGCTCAGCGGCTTTGTCGGGGCCTTGGTGCAGCAGTACCGATTCGCCGCGGCCGACACGGCCAGCGAGATGTTCAAGCCCAAGGCAATCTCCTGGGTCATGGCCGGCGGGGTGCTGGCCGGGATCATCGGGCCCCAGACGGTCATCTTCACGGTCGATCTGTTCGAGCCGGTGCTGTTCGCCGGCACATTCGTCGCGCTCGCCGGGCTCAATGTCCTGAGCTTCGTGATTCTCTCGCTGATCCGGATTCCGCCGCCGGAGACGGGCGTCGTCACCGCGCGCGGGCGTCCGATACTGGAAATCATCTCCCAGCGCCGGTTTATCGTCGCCGCGGCCTGCGGCATCGCCACCTACGCGCTGATGAGCTTCGTGATGACCGCCACGCCGCTGGCGATGGTTGCCTGCGGGCTCACCCAGACCGATGCGACCCTGGCCATCCAGTGGCACGTGCTGGCGATGTTCGGACCGAGCTTCTTCACCGGCCATCTGATCGCCAAATTCGGCAAGGAGCGGGTGGTGGCCACCGGTCTGGCGCTTCTGGCCGGTTGCGGCATGGTCGCGCTGGCCGGGGTCGCGGTCGAGAATTTCTGGATTGCCCTTGTTTTACTTGGCCTTGGCTGGAATCTCGGGTTCATCGGCGCGACCGCCATGGTGACCGACACCTACCGCCCCGAGGAGCGCAACAAGGTGCAGGCGACCAATGATTTTCTGGTCTTCGGCTTCGTCGCCGCGGCGTCGTTTTCGTCCGGAACCGTGCTGCACATATCCGGCTGGGCCACAATAAACTGGATGTTGTTTCCCGCCGTCGCCTTGTGCCTCACGCTGCTGGCGTGGCTGGTCTGGAGCGAAAGGCGCGCGACGGTGCTCTGATTTCGGGCCGTATCGCAACGTAAGTCTAAAGCTTTGTCAGCGGTTTAATGGCTGCGGCATCTTGACCTTGGCCAGACTCTCGATACCGTCAGCGTGACGCTGCGGGTCCGCCGCCGGTTCCCCGCAAGGGGCGGCGGCAGACCCGTGGTGGCGGGTTGGTGTGGCTTGCGTCCCGCTGAAGGCGGACAGGCTGTTCCGGCATTCCAGTATCGATCGGCCGCATCGAGGTTCAGGCGACATCGCCGGACCGGGCCGATCCAGCCGCCCACACAGGACCGCAAGAGTCCCGGGCGTATCTTGAAGGGGAGGAGCCATGAACGTGCTCTATTTGGTAATTCTTTGCGGACTTTTGTCTCTGGCTTACGGGGCATGGGCGACCCGTTCCGTCATGGCGGCGGATGCCGGCAACGCGCGCATGCAGGAAATTGCGGCCGCCATCCAGGAAGGCGCGCAAGCCTATCTGTCGCGGCAATACACCACCATCGCTCTCGTCGGCGCCGTTGTCTTCGTCATTGGCTGGTGGCTGCTGTCGGCCACGGCGGCGATCGGCTTCCTGATCGGCGCGGTGCTGTCGGGCCTGGCCGGTTTCATCGGCATGCACGTTTCGGTGCGCGCCAACGTGCGGACCGCGCAGGCGGCCTCGAAATCACTCGGCGCCGGGCTGGAGATCGCCTTCAAATCGGGCGCGATCACCGGCTTGCTAGTTGCCGGTCTGGCGCTGCTTGGCGTCACTGTCTACTACTGGGTTCTGACGGGTCCCATGGGCATGGAGACCGCGTCGCGGCCGGTCATCGACGCGCTGGTGTCGCTCGGCTTCGGCGCCTCCCTGATCTCGATCTTCGCGCGTCTGGGCGGCGGCATCTTCACCAAGGGCGCGGACGTCGGCGGCGATCTGGTCGGCAAGGTTGAGGCGGGGATCCCGGAAGACGATCCGCGCAACCCGGCCACCATCGCCGACAACGTGGGCGACAACGTCGGCGATTGCGCCGGCATGGCGGCGGACCTGTTCGAGACCTACGTGGTGACCGTCGTCGCCACCATGGTTCTGGCGTCGATCTTCTTCGTCGGCGCGACCGCGGAGCAGTTCATGCTGTTCCCGCTCGTGATCGGCGGCGTCTGCGTCCTCACCTCGATTGCCGGCACGTTCTTCGTCAAGCTCGGCGCCAACAACTCGATCATGGGGGCCTTGTACAAGGGCTTCATCGCCACGGCGGTCCTCTCCGCCGTCGCCTTGTTCCTGATCGTCTGGTTCTGGCTCGGCTTCGACACCCGGTACACCACGTCGACGGGGACCAGCTTCACCGGTCAGGACCTGTTCCTGTGCGGCCTGAGCGGTCTGATCATCACCGGCCTCATCATCTGGGTGACCGAGTATTACACCGGGACCGAATACCGTCCGGTGCGCTCGATCGCCCAGGCGTCGGTCACCGGACACGGCACCAACGTCATCCAGGGTCTGGCGATTTCCCTCGAGGCGACGGCGCTGCCGGCGATCATCATCATCGCGGGCATCATCGTCACGCATACGCTGGCGGGCCTGTTCGGCATTGCCATCGCGGTGACCACGATGCTGGCGCTCGCCGGCATGGTCGTGGCGCTCGATGCCTTCGGTCCGGTCACCGACAATGCCGGCGGCATCGCGGAGATGGCCGATCTTCCGGCGGAAGTCCGCGCCACGACGGACGCGCTCGACGCCGTGGGCAACACCACCAAGGCGGTCACCAAGGGCTATGCTATCGGCTCGGCCGGTCTCGGCGCGCTGGTGCTGTTCGCGGCCTATACCGAGGACCTGCGGTTCTTCGCGGCGAATGCCACGCCGGGCTCGATCTTCGAGGGCATCAACGTCGACGCACTGTTCAACCTCTCCAACCCCTACGTCGTGGCCGGACTGCTGTTCGGCGGGCTGCTGCCGTACCTGTTCGGCGGCATCTCGATGACAGCCGTCGGCCGCGCTGCGGGTGCTGTCGTGGAGGAGGTCCGCCGGCAGTTCAAGGAAAAGCCGGGCATCATGCTGGGCACCGAGAAGCCGGACTACGGCCGCGCGGTGGACATGCTGACCAAGGCGGCGATCAAGGAAATGATCGTTCCCTCGCTGCT is a genomic window containing:
- the nrdR gene encoding transcriptional regulator NrdR — protein: MRCPYCGGEETQVKDSRPTEDNTAIRRRRICSTCGGRFTTFERVQLRELTVVKRTGRRVPFDRDKLMESVQIALRKRPVEPERIDRMVSGIVRQLESSGESDIASEFIGTLVMDGLKTLDDVAYVRFASVYRNFREAKDFEALLDELSGGELEPAASAPGDPPPEREDL
- the nusB gene encoding transcription antitermination factor NusB; protein product: MHPSAPGKGGKSADPSGDKPASGAREVKPANKRGLARLAAVQALYQMELGGTQLSDIVAEYETFRLGKELDGEQYRDADAGWFRDLMHGVVAEQREIDPRVHTALAQDWPLKRIDSILRAILRAGVFELIRRKDVPARVVISEYIEVAKAFFSEDEPRMVNAVLDRIARDLRPEEFETKAPGDAE
- the ribD gene encoding bifunctional diaminohydroxyphosphoribosylaminopyrimidine deaminase/5-amino-6-(5-phosphoribosylamino)uracil reductase RibD gives rise to the protein MIPAGASTLIAPQTANRPDAGAIAPEDARFMRAALAIGRRTRGLTWPNPAVGAVIVREIDGQPVIVGRGATAPSGRPHAEILALRQAGDAAKGATAYVTLEPCAHWGRSGPCAVALAEHGVRRVVVGASDINPRVKDKGVEILRAAGVEVVMGVLARECHDAHIGHFRRFAERRPQVQLKLAISRDGFIGRREGSQIHITGPEIQRFVHVMRAEADGILVGLGTVLNDDPDLTCRLEGMEDRSPIRFVLDSTARLPLGSNLVRTAREVPVKLITTPAAPIERTSALMAAGVEIITVAEDEHGRVQVPAALGALAHRGITRLMVEGGGATAGSFVAAGLVDEAYLSFGPVDIGEGGVPPLGPVPLETLTKDPHFELRDQCVLGQDRLIHLWRP
- the thiL gene encoding thiamine-phosphate kinase yields the protein MSRIGEFELIERYLAPLATDPGSFELVDDAAVLTPPPGHDLVLTKDMLAAGVHFFPDDPPAAIAQKALRVNLSDLAAKGAQPLGYLLGLGLPQGWEEEWIAGFSAGLRADQADYGVVLYGGDTIKSGNGMVLSVTAIGHVPAGRAVRRHGARPGDHLYATGTIGDAALGLRLRLDPASCGAWALSEAERGHLLGRYLLPRPRVAAAPAVLRYARASMDISDGLAGDLGKLLSASGVGADVEVARVPLSDAARRATASDPTALATALTGGDDYELLVAVSPDDAPAFERMLAQARVESVRIGVVTQGAARARFINDGGGELTLGQASYAHF
- the glyA gene encoding serine hydroxymethyltransferase, whose amino-acid sequence is MSMTDSSLGAPISPDFFARSLAEADPEVAASIASELSRQRHEIELIASENIVSRAVLEAQGSIMTNKYAEGYPGRRYYGGCEFVDVAENLAIERVTKLFGCAFANVQPNSGSQANQSVLLALSKPGDTILGMSLDAGGHLTHGARPNLSGKWFNAVQYGLNVETGLIDYDQLEALAREHKPAVIIAGGSAYSRVIDFAKFRAIADEVGAYLHVDMAHFAGLVAAGVHPSPFPHAHVVTSTTHKTLRGPRGGLVLTNDETIAKKINSAVFPGLQGGPLMHVIAGKAVAFGEALRPDFKVYAKAVAENAKVLAQTLVEGGLDIVSGGTDTHLMLVDLRPKELTGKSAEASLGRANITCNKNGVPNDPQKPTITSGIRLGTPAATTRGFGAAEFREVGLLITEVLDGLKTANSEDANQAVEAAVRAKVVALTSRFPIYES
- a CDS encoding sodium-translocating pyrophosphatase — encoded protein: MNVLYLVILCGLLSLAYGAWATRSVMAADAGNARMQEIAAAIQEGAQAYLSRQYTTIALVGAVVFVIGWWLLSATAAIGFLIGAVLSGLAGFIGMHVSVRANVRTAQAASKSLGAGLEIAFKSGAITGLLVAGLALLGVTVYYWVLTGPMGMETASRPVIDALVSLGFGASLISIFARLGGGIFTKGADVGGDLVGKVEAGIPEDDPRNPATIADNVGDNVGDCAGMAADLFETYVVTVVATMVLASIFFVGATAEQFMLFPLVIGGVCVLTSIAGTFFVKLGANNSIMGALYKGFIATAVLSAVALFLIVWFWLGFDTRYTTSTGTSFTGQDLFLCGLSGLIITGLIIWVTEYYTGTEYRPVRSIAQASVTGHGTNVIQGLAISLEATALPAIIIIAGIIVTHTLAGLFGIAIAVTTMLALAGMVVALDAFGPVTDNAGGIAEMADLPAEVRATTDALDAVGNTTKAVTKGYAIGSAGLGALVLFAAYTEDLRFFAANATPGSIFEGINVDALFNLSNPYVVAGLLFGGLLPYLFGGISMTAVGRAAGAVVEEVRRQFKEKPGIMLGTEKPDYGRAVDMLTKAAIKEMIVPSLLPVLSPIFVFLVVRLVATPADAFAAVGAMLLGVIVTGLFVAISMTAGGGAWDNAKKSFEDGFIDKDGVKHEKGSEAHKASVTGDTVGDPYKDTAGPAVNPMIKITNIVALLLLAVLAH
- the ribH gene encoding 6,7-dimethyl-8-ribityllumazine synthase, with the translated sequence MAAPHILIIDARFYGDLADELVNGATASLDAAGASYDRISVPGVLEIPAALSMALIAAEDGGAQYDGFVLLGCVIRGETSHYDIVAGESARAVMEMTIDGALAVGNGILTVENSDQAWARARVSDKNKGGGAADAALAMIAVRDRLGA
- a CDS encoding MFS transporter, with amino-acid sequence MGGALVGVAAGLLAAWAIFEQAFVMFCLASALSGFVGALVQQYRFAAADTASEMFKPKAISWVMAGGVLAGIIGPQTVIFTVDLFEPVLFAGTFVALAGLNVLSFVILSLIRIPPPETGVVTARGRPILEIISQRRFIVAAACGIATYALMSFVMTATPLAMVACGLTQTDATLAIQWHVLAMFGPSFFTGHLIAKFGKERVVATGLALLAGCGMVALAGVAVENFWIALVLLGLGWNLGFIGATAMVTDTYRPEERNKVQATNDFLVFGFVAAASFSSGTVLHISGWATINWMLFPAVALCLTLLAWLVWSERRATVL
- a CDS encoding riboflavin synthase, producing the protein MFTGIVTDIGRVLSAIDIPAGRRTRIATRYDADGIDIGASIACGGPCHTVTAKGRDGERNWFEVESGAETLALTTAGDWREGTRLNLERSLCIGDELGGHMVAGHVDGLAEIVERRDHPDSAYFRFRAPHALARFIAKKGSVALDGTSLTVNEVEGDEFSVFLIPHTLSETTWNERKAGDRVNLEVDTMARYAARLAEFG